AAGGCCACGTTGGAACGTCGGGGGGTGGAGGTGCTCCTCGGGACCACCGTCGACCAGGTACACCGAACCTCGGTGGTGGTCAGCGGCCGCATGCTGGGCGAAGGAGCGGTGATTCCGGCCCACACGATGGTGTGGGCCGCCGGGATCCGTGCCAGTCCACTGGCTGACGCGCTCGATCTGGCGAACGGACCGGCCGGGCGTATCCCGGTGGGCGACGACCTGTCGCTCCCCGGGCATCCGGAGGTCTTCGTCATCGGCGACCTGGCGGCGGCCACCGACCACTCTGGTACACCCCTCCCACAAGTGGCGCCGGTGGCCATACAGGGCGGAACGCACGTCGCGGCCATGATCCATCGCCGTCTGGACGGCGAGGCGACCAGCGCCTTCCACTACACCGACAAGGGTTCGATGGCGACCGTGGGTCGGGCATCAGCGGTTGCCCAACTGCCCGGTGGGCTGCGCCTGTCGGGGCTGATCGGCTGGCTGGCCTGGCTGGCACTGCACCTGGTGCAGCTGGTGGGCTTCCGCAACCGGGCCAACGTGTTGGTGAACTGGGCTTGGAATTACGTCACCTACGACCGGGCCAGCCGCATCATCCCGGAGGCCGAGGTCGGTGCCGGGGAACGGACTCCCGGCCTGCGCCACGACGCCGGTGGTCTGGAGGACCCCGCCGAACGTTCGGCCTAACCACGCGCCACTACCGATGAACCATACGGATTTGGTGCCGCCTGCTGTACTGGCGGGATGGTTGACACCGCACCGCTCTCCCCGATCGACCCGGGCAACACCCCGATGCGCGACTTCTGGGGTGGCAGCCGAGGCCAGTCGTGGGTTCGGCGCAGCGTCGCCTACGACGGGCAACTTCGGGCCTACACCGACGCGTTGATGGACGCCCTGAAACCGGTGCCTGGTGAGCACTGCCTGGATGTGGGCTGCGGCACCGGGTACACCACGAGAGAACTCGCCGTCGAGGTCACACCCGCCGGCGCTGCCGTGGGAGTGGACCTGTCGCACGCCATGGTGGCGGGAGCCCGGGCCGCTGCCGACGCGTCCGGCGCCGAGCGCAACCGACGCCCCTCCTTTGCGGTCGCCGACGTGCAGGTGGCCGACCTGGCGGCGCTCAACCAGAGCCGTGCCTACAACGTGATCGCCAGCCGATTCGGGATCATGTTTTTTGCTGACCCCGTGGCGGCCTTCACCAACCTGGCCTCGGCAGCCGCACCGGGCGCCCGCCTTGGCCTGGTGTGCTGGGCCGCGCTGCAGGACAACCCATGGTTCACCGAGCCGCGCGACGCCGCACTTCCAATCTTGGAGCACGTGTTGGCGGCCCCGCCCGCCGAGCCGCCGCGGGATGCCCCAGGACCGTTCTCCATGGCCGATCCCACCCGCCCCACCGACCTGCTTGAGCGTGCCGGGTGGACCAACGCATCCGTGCGAACGCTGACGAACGACCTCTACCTGGGAGGCCCGGGCTCCGTTGAATCAACCGTCAACTTCCTGACCTCGGGGTCGGCCATGGCGCCGACCCTGCACGACCATCCAGAGCTGTTGGAGCCGATGAATGTTGTACTTCGCAAGGTCTTGGCCCCACACCACGACGGCACCGGGGTGCGGTATCCGGCAACGGCGCACCTGGTGACCGCAACCCGGCCGTGAGCGCCGACGCTGGGGCCTTCCCCAGCGATGATTGGGGGGTTGACCCACCGGACACCGATGGAGTGCGCGCCCAAGATGGGGCCATGTTCACCAACGAGTCCGGCCGGCCAAACACCCAGCCCCAACCCGAAGCCAACCGGCCCGGCGCAACCGAAACCGACCCGGCCGAGCGAGATCGGGTGGTTGACGCCGTTCGTGCCGGCTGCCTGGTGGTGGTGGTGGCCGGTCACTGGCTGATGGCCGCCATCGGCACCGAAGCAACGGGCACCGGCGCCTACCGGGTGCAACTCGCCAACATGCTGGAGCTACGTCCGTGGACCCAATGGCTCACCTGGGTGCTGCAGGTGATGCCGCTGTTCTTCATCGTCGGTGGGTTTGCCAACGCCGTCTCGTGGACCCGGACCGTCAACCGGGGTGGCCGGTGGGCTGACTGGGTGGCCAACCGCATGCGCCGCCTGCTGGCGCCGGCGATTGGGCTGCTGGCCGTCTGGCTGGTGGTCGTCGCCGTGGCCCAGCCGTTTCTGGACCCCCGGCTGGTTCATGGGGGCCACCGTCTGGTGACCAAGCCGTTGTGGTTCCTCGGCGTGTACCTGGTGATCACAGCGATGACCCCGCTGCTGGTGCGTCTTCAGACCCGGCTGGGCATCTGGGCGGTCGTCCCCTGGGCCGTCGCCGCCGTCGCCGTCGACGTTCTGCGCTTCAACGACCACGACACCGCACTGGCCTCATTGAACTTCGTCTTCGTCTGGGCCGCACTCACCCAGGTGGGTATGAGTTGGGACCGGCTGGTGGCAAACCGCGATCGTTGGTGGATGCTCGCCGGAGGCGGCTACCTGGCCCTCGGTCTTCTGGTGGGCATCGGCCCGTATGGCCTCTCCATGGTGGGCGTTGGTGGCAAGGTGTCCAACATGGCGCCGCCGAGCATCGCCCTGCTGGCCCTGGGCTGCGCGCAGCTGGGCTTGATCCTGGCGGCCTGGGATCGGCTGCGATCCGTCCTGGCCCAGGAGCGCTACTGGACGCCGGTCATGCGGATCGGCGCAGGTGGCATGACCCTGTACTTGTGGCACCTGACGGCGATGGCCATCGGGGTGTGCCTGGTAGCGCTGGCCGCATCCCTCGGCATTGCCCAACCCACGCCCGGCTCGGCGCTGTGGTGGGCCACCAGGCCGCTGTGGTTCGGCGTGCTGGCGGTGGTTCTCTCGCCAATCCTACGTCGGGCCGCACCGGTTGAGGTGCGCTCGTTGTTGGCGCCGCAAAGCACCGGGACCCCGCTGTGGGCGGCCGTGCTCGGAGTGACGGCCGGCGCCGCCGCCATCGCCTACCTGGTGATCGAAGGGCTCCAGCCCGTGGGCCCCGCAGTGGTACCGGTGCTGGTGTTGGCCGCCCTCGTGCGTTGGCTCTCGCCCCCCAACGACGCCGAGCCGGCCATCGATCGGGCCGATCGGTCCGATTGAGGCTCGGCCGCCGCAGATCGGTTGGTTGACCAAACGGCAGCGCTCAGCTGGACCAGACGATGCTCTGCAGTTCACTGTAGGCATGCAGGCCGTAGGAGCCGCCATCGCGCCCCACGCCTGACTGCTTGAACCCACCGAAGGGGGCCTCGTGGTTGCGCTGCAGCGTGTTGAGGCCAACGTTGCCGGAGCGAAGCCGCTTGGCCATGTCCAGCGCCACCGCCGAGTCGCTGGTGAAGACATAGCTGTAGAGTCCGAAGTCGGAGTCGTTGGCGACGGCAATCGCCTCCTCCGCGTCGTCGACGGGCACCACCGCAACCACCGGGCCGAAGATCTCCTCCCGCACCGGCGTCATCTGATTGGTGGCGTCGGCCAGCAGGGTGGGCGCCACGTAGAAGCCCCGCTCCATGTCGGGGCGTTCGCCGCCGACCGCAATGGTCGCCCCCTCCGCCCGCCCGGCCTCGATGTAGCCCTCCACCCGCGCTCGATGTGCCGCCGAGATGACCGGGCCGACCACGGTGCCCCGCTCCAGGGGGTCCCCAACCGGCATGTAGGCGGCGGTCTTGGTGAGACCCGCCACCAGCTGGTCGTAGATGCCCCGCTGGGCGATCACCCGGGTGGGACTGGTGCAGATCTGCCCGGAGTGGAAGCCCCACACGGAGGAGATGCCACCGATGGCCGCCTTCAGGTCTGCGTCGTCCAACACGATGCAGGCGCCTTTGCCACCCAGCTCCAGCAGGAGGCGTTTCATGCGGGCGCCGGACACCTCACCGATGCGTTGCCCGACGGCTGTCGAGCCGGTGAAGCTCACCATGTCGACATTTTCGTCGGTGGTCAGCACCTCGGAGGGGGCCACATCCTGGCTGACGACACAGTTGACGACGCCGGGCGGGAACCCGGCCTCCACGAGAAGCTCGGCCATGCGGATGACGCCGAGAGGATCCTGCGGTGCGGGCTTCATGATGACCGTGTTGCCCATCGCCAGGGCCGGGGCCACCTTGCCCGCCATATTGACCACCGGGAAGTTGTACGACGAGATCGCGGTGACCACGCCGACCGGGGCCCGGTTGGCGATCGCCGAGATCACACCGCCGGGGGCCAACGCGGTTGACGGCACGCTCTGCGGGCGCAGCGGGGTTACCGGCGACTCCTTGGCCCCCTCGGCGTAGCGACGGAACCGGGCCGCCGCCTGAGGCACCTGCATCGACTTGGTGACGCGCATCGTGGCGCCGGTCTCAGCCTGCACCAGCGGCACCAACTCGGCGGCGTGGGAATCGATCAGCTCGGCGGCACGGTTGAGCAGCTCGTAGCGGAGCTCGGGGGTGGTGCGTGACCACGACTCGAACGCCTCGGCGGCAGCCGCCGCGGCGTCGGCGGCCTGGTCGGTGGTCGCCTCGGGGGCGCGACCCACAACCGCCTCGGTGGCCGGGTTGATGACGTCGTAGGTGCCTGCGCCGCCGGCTGGGCGGTCGCCGCCGATGATCAACGTCCACGGCTGATCGGGATCGGGTGCGTTGGTGGCTGCTTCGTCGGTGCTGCTCATGGCGGTGGGGTTCCGTTTCTCGGTCGGTGGGATCGTCGTGATCGGGTCGGGGTGAAGGTTCGGACGGCGGGTTGGATCGGTCGGCGGGTCAGGCAGCCGGGTCGGATGGCAGGGCCGGCGATGGTGGCAGATGTGGTGCCACCTCCTGACCGAAACGCAGCAGTTGGTCGCAGTAGTCATCGACCGACGTGGCAAGGAAGCTCAGCTGAAGCTGGTTGATACCGCGGGAGGCGTAACGGGCCAGACGGTCGGCGACGTTTTCGGCCGGGCCGCTCAGGGTGTAATCGGGTTGGCCCTCGATGGGATCGCCCAGGCGGATCGGCTCGCACAGCACGCCCACTGCAAACGGCTCGTCGACTCGTCCGGCCGCCTCGCGCAACTCGCCGATGCGTTGAATCGCGGCCCGCATACCGCCCTTCGGTGGCCCCTGCGGAAGCCAGCCGTCACCCAACTGGGCGGCGCGCCGCACCGCCGCCGGCGAGGATCCACCCACCCAGATCGGCGGGCCGCCCGGGCGTGTCGGGGCCGGGCCAACCCGCACCGAGGTGGCCGGATAACGCTTGCCGACAAGGCTGAACCCGGCGTCGACGTCGCCGGGATTGGCGGCCTCGAACGCCGTGCGCACCGCAACGATCGCCTCCTCCAGCGCCGAGCCACGATCATCGAAGTTCACGCCAAGCGCCTCGAACTCGCGTTGCACGTGGCCGGCGCCCACGCCGAGGATCACTCGGCCGCCGGTGAGCGCGTCCAGCGTTGCGAAGCTCTTCGCCACAGCCAACGGATGCCGGTAGGCGGCAACGTAGACGTGGCTGAGCAGCCAGAGGTTGGGGCAGCGGGCGCCAAGCCACGCCAGCGTGGCCACCGTGTCATACCAGGTGGAGCTGATGTTCAGGTCCGTGGGCACGGCAACGTGATCGCAGACCGCCACGTAACCCAGCCGGGACTCATCGGCGGCCGCTGCGATACGGGCCAACTCGGCGGGACCGGCATCGGCCTCCCACGGCTGAACAAAGGTGGGGCTCTTCGACTGGATCGGCAGCTGAACGCCCCGAAGCTGCTCACCCTCACCGATCATGGCGACCATCGCCCCTCCCTGCTGGCTGTGTCCCGGTAGCCGCGCGCCCAGTTGCTGATGCCCACGAAATCTGACGGTACGTCAGATACTACCGGTCGGGGCGAGAGGCCGAACTGATTCGGGACGCCGCGGCGTCGTCGATAACCTCGACCGGGTGAGCCGCTACTACGTGACAACCCCGATCTACTACGTCAACGATGCGCCCCACATCGGACACGCCTACACCACCGTGACCGCGGATGCCCTCGCCCGATGGCACCGCCTCATCGGCGACGATGTGTTCTTTCTCACCGGCACCGACGAACACGGTCAGAAGGTGGCCCGCGCCGCCGAGGCCGCCGGCCGAGCCCCGGCCAAGCACGCCGAGTTGAACGCTCAGCGATATCGCGACGCCTGGGACCAACTTGGCATTGGCTTCGACGACTTCATCCGCACCACCGAGCCCCGCCAGATCGAGGCCGTGCAGAAGTTCATGGGCCGAATCTACGACAACGGCCACATCTATTCGGGCACCTACGAGGGCTGGTACTGCGTCCCGTGTGAGGCGTACTACACCGACGACGAACTCGACCCGGCGCTCGACGGTGGCGATACGCCGCTGTGCACCATCCATCGCAAGCCGGTGGAGTGGCTGGCCGAGGAGAACTGGTTCTTCCGCCTTTCAGCGTTTACACAACCGCTGCTCGACTGGTACGAGGCCAACCCCAACGCCGTTCAGCCCGACGGCAAGCGCAACGAGGCACTCGGCCTGATCCGGGGCGGCCTGCGCGACATCTCGGTCAGCCGGTCGGCCGTGGAATGGGGCATCCCGGTGCCCTGGGCCGAGGGCCACGTGTTCTACGTCTGGTACGACGCGCTGATCAACTACGTCACCGCCATCGGCTACCACGACGACCGCGAACGCTTCGACACCTGGTGGCCGGCGGTCCATCACCTGCTGGCCAAGGACATTCTGCGGTTCCACTGTGTGTACTGGCCCGCCATGCTGCTGGCCGCCGGCGAGGCTCCGCCCCGCCAGTTCAACGTGCACGGCTACCTGCTGGTGGGCGGGGAGAAGATGTCCAAGACATCACTCAACCAGATCACCCCCGCCGAACTGGTGGAGGACTTCGGCGTGGACGGGTTCCGCTACCAGTTTCTGCGCGACCAACCCTTCGGTCCGGACGGTGACTTCAGCTACGAGGGCATGGTCACCCGCTACAACACCGACCTGGCCAACAACCTGGGCAACCTGGCCGCCCGCGTGGCCACGGTGGTGGCCAAGAAGTGCGACGGCGTGGGGCCCGCCCCCGACCCGGACAGCGTGCTGGCCCCGCTCGCCGCCGACGTGGTGGCCGAGGCGTCCGCCGCCTGGGCCGACACGTCCCCGCCCAGGGCACTCGAGGCCACCTGGCGCCTGATTCGGGAGACCAACGCACACCTGGAGAACCACGAGCCCTGGAAGGCCGAACCCGGGCCCGAGGTCGATCGGGTGCTCGGCGACGCACTGGAGGTTCTGCGGATCGTGACCGTGCTGGCCTCGCCCGCCCTGTTGGAGTCCACCACCGAGCTCTGGCGCCGCATCGGGCTGGCCGATGCCGACGGGCAACCCGACCTACCGACCGATGTTGCGGTGCCCGGCGCACTGGCATGGGGCGGCTACCCCGGCGGCCTGCCGGTGGAAAAGGGAAGCCCGCTCTTCCCTCGCATCAAGGCCTGACCCGCACCCGTCCTCGGATAGGTTCGGTGGCTCGGCAGTGCCACCATGGCGCTCCGCCCATGGGAGGGCTCATGATCATCATCTCCGGCACCGTCAGCCTCGATGCGTCCAAGGCCGACGCTTTTCACGT
Above is a genomic segment from Candidatus Microthrix parvicella Bio17-1 containing:
- a CDS encoding class I SAM-dependent methyltransferase, whose protein sequence is MVDTAPLSPIDPGNTPMRDFWGGSRGQSWVRRSVAYDGQLRAYTDALMDALKPVPGEHCLDVGCGTGYTTRELAVEVTPAGAAVGVDLSHAMVAGARAAADASGAERNRRPSFAVADVQVADLAALNQSRAYNVIASRFGIMFFADPVAAFTNLASAAAPGARLGLVCWAALQDNPWFTEPRDAALPILEHVLAAPPAEPPRDAPGPFSMADPTRPTDLLERAGWTNASVRTLTNDLYLGGPGSVESTVNFLTSGSAMAPTLHDHPELLEPMNVVLRKVLAPHHDGTGVRYPATAHLVTATRP
- a CDS encoding acyltransferase family protein gives rise to the protein MFTNESGRPNTQPQPEANRPGATETDPAERDRVVDAVRAGCLVVVVAGHWLMAAIGTEATGTGAYRVQLANMLELRPWTQWLTWVLQVMPLFFIVGGFANAVSWTRTVNRGGRWADWVANRMRRLLAPAIGLLAVWLVVVAVAQPFLDPRLVHGGHRLVTKPLWFLGVYLVITAMTPLLVRLQTRLGIWAVVPWAVAAVAVDVLRFNDHDTALASLNFVFVWAALTQVGMSWDRLVANRDRWWMLAGGGYLALGLLVGIGPYGLSMVGVGGKVSNMAPPSIALLALGCAQLGLILAAWDRLRSVLAQERYWTPVMRIGAGGMTLYLWHLTAMAIGVCLVALAASLGIAQPTPGSALWWATRPLWFGVLAVVLSPILRRAAPVEVRSLLAPQSTGTPLWAAVLGVTAGAAAIAYLVIEGLQPVGPAVVPVLVLAALVRWLSPPNDAEPAIDRADRSD
- a CDS encoding aldehyde dehydrogenase family protein, whose protein sequence is MSSTDEAATNAPDPDQPWTLIIGGDRPAGGAGTYDVINPATEAVVGRAPEATTDQAADAAAAAAEAFESWSRTTPELRYELLNRAAELIDSHAAELVPLVQAETGATMRVTKSMQVPQAAARFRRYAEGAKESPVTPLRPQSVPSTALAPGGVISAIANRAPVGVVTAISSYNFPVVNMAGKVAPALAMGNTVIMKPAPQDPLGVIRMAELLVEAGFPPGVVNCVVSQDVAPSEVLTTDENVDMVSFTGSTAVGQRIGEVSGARMKRLLLELGGKGACIVLDDADLKAAIGGISSVWGFHSGQICTSPTRVIAQRGIYDQLVAGLTKTAAYMPVGDPLERGTVVGPVISAAHRARVEGYIEAGRAEGATIAVGGERPDMERGFYVAPTLLADATNQMTPVREEIFGPVVAVVPVDDAEEAIAVANDSDFGLYSYVFTSDSAVALDMAKRLRSGNVGLNTLQRNHEAPFGGFKQSGVGRDGGSYGLHAYSELQSIVWSS
- a CDS encoding LLM class flavin-dependent oxidoreductase yields the protein MVAMIGEGEQLRGVQLPIQSKSPTFVQPWEADAGPAELARIAAAADESRLGYVAVCDHVAVPTDLNISSTWYDTVATLAWLGARCPNLWLLSHVYVAAYRHPLAVAKSFATLDALTGGRVILGVGAGHVQREFEALGVNFDDRGSALEEAIVAVRTAFEAANPGDVDAGFSLVGKRYPATSVRVGPAPTRPGGPPIWVGGSSPAAVRRAAQLGDGWLPQGPPKGGMRAAIQRIGELREAAGRVDEPFAVGVLCEPIRLGDPIEGQPDYTLSGPAENVADRLARYASRGINQLQLSFLATSVDDYCDQLLRFGQEVAPHLPPSPALPSDPAA
- the metG gene encoding methionine--tRNA ligase, with product MSRYYVTTPIYYVNDAPHIGHAYTTVTADALARWHRLIGDDVFFLTGTDEHGQKVARAAEAAGRAPAKHAELNAQRYRDAWDQLGIGFDDFIRTTEPRQIEAVQKFMGRIYDNGHIYSGTYEGWYCVPCEAYYTDDELDPALDGGDTPLCTIHRKPVEWLAEENWFFRLSAFTQPLLDWYEANPNAVQPDGKRNEALGLIRGGLRDISVSRSAVEWGIPVPWAEGHVFYVWYDALINYVTAIGYHDDRERFDTWWPAVHHLLAKDILRFHCVYWPAMLLAAGEAPPRQFNVHGYLLVGGEKMSKTSLNQITPAELVEDFGVDGFRYQFLRDQPFGPDGDFSYEGMVTRYNTDLANNLGNLAARVATVVAKKCDGVGPAPDPDSVLAPLAADVVAEASAAWADTSPPRALEATWRLIRETNAHLENHEPWKAEPGPEVDRVLGDALEVLRIVTVLASPALLESTTELWRRIGLADADGQPDLPTDVAVPGALAWGGYPGGLPVEKGSPLFPRIKA